The proteins below come from a single Gimesia alba genomic window:
- a CDS encoding DUF7133 domain-containing protein, with translation MLRFNHPSRENRLCWTLFCFLCFAGFITSSVSAAEEFDGLKVPEGFRATLYADDDLAHDIYSMTIDSQGRVVVSGPGYVRILIDADGDGVAESFQQYADGPATGAQGMYFLGRDLLCTGDAGLIRYRDQNADDRSDGKPDIFLRTKTGGEHNTHSIQRGPDGWWYLLLGNTAGINEKYITRKTSPVKKPYAGTLMRLSPDLTEGEVIADGFRNAYDFSFSPNGDVFTYDSDGERDISLPWYRPTRVFHVLPGSNAGWRSRSWKRPDTFFDMPPAVAAFHRGSPTGVTAYQHIRFPAPYQGALFVADWTFGRVHAIPLENFEGTYASEPIDFITGVGQFGFAPTDLEVGPDGCLYVSVGGRGTRGSVFRIEYTGPVEAQKPILNSDEAAASEESDIEAAQTLDSCLSAPQPLSSWSRETWLPLVKTLPVEAFYRAALDKNRPETQRIRAIEIVTELLEGFPDRIAEQLLLDPSEAVRARLAWSLGYQDQPKQKAEWLNALLKDESPLVTRFALQSLLQLGDQIDQSQCLTGLQKTLGAQERYVRQSAARVAARLSEDNFKDLSEKVTSSEGAALMTLAYATILKQGGVVPLAVRTGITVFEGDYQTDLRLDALRLIQLGLGDLGPPTKMAAVFDGYANGVDLSEHERHLDPIRIRLMEAFPSSHEVLDYELARVLSMLAPYNPKLLDQILSRITEESDPVTDIHYLIVAARIPSDRSRAQSKKIANALVQIDEKLLRLKLPQDTNWDDRFKELYAQLVKIDADLPRQIVEQPGFGLPGHVLFLSQLPPQFLGTAIEAFDKKIKADPDFLWNSDVVFVFGESKDPTHREMIRDLYEDYALQAAVLAVLAASPEEQDRDKFIAGLESSQIEMLESSIAALEKLMPATKPEETVRLFAALRRLGSDKREQKLQARIVTLLQKWTGQQLGLAADVDDSQKRRALIQTWEDWIAKQYPEVYTALLKQSGPETEKFFALLETVNWDEGDSERGEALFRKRACVQCHGNRSALGPALAGVAKRFSRNDLFTAIVAPNRDVSPRYQTTVVGTVDGKVYTGLVVYRSVDGLTLRNSNNQTTRIEADEIDFENKKSTSLMPQGLLKDLKPEDLADLYAYLQGLK, from the coding sequence ATGCTTCGTTTCAATCATCCATCCCGTGAGAATCGTCTTTGCTGGACGCTGTTCTGTTTTCTCTGCTTCGCCGGCTTCATTACTTCCTCCGTCTCAGCGGCTGAAGAATTTGACGGCCTTAAGGTCCCCGAGGGCTTTCGCGCGACCCTGTATGCCGATGATGATCTGGCACACGACATCTATTCCATGACCATTGATTCCCAGGGGCGCGTTGTGGTATCTGGCCCCGGTTATGTGCGGATTCTGATCGATGCCGACGGAGATGGCGTCGCGGAATCGTTCCAGCAATATGCCGATGGACCCGCCACCGGTGCACAAGGCATGTACTTTCTCGGTCGCGATTTACTCTGCACCGGAGATGCCGGCCTGATTCGCTACCGCGATCAAAACGCCGATGATCGTTCCGATGGCAAGCCGGATATCTTTTTGCGAACCAAAACGGGGGGCGAGCACAATACGCACTCCATTCAACGCGGCCCCGATGGCTGGTGGTATCTGCTGCTGGGAAACACCGCCGGCATTAATGAAAAATATATCACCCGCAAAACCTCGCCCGTCAAAAAACCGTACGCGGGCACACTCATGCGGCTCAGTCCCGATCTTACGGAAGGCGAAGTCATCGCCGACGGATTTCGCAACGCCTACGATTTTTCTTTTTCGCCCAACGGAGATGTCTTCACCTACGACAGTGACGGCGAACGCGATATTTCACTCCCCTGGTATCGACCGACGCGCGTGTTTCATGTGTTGCCCGGCTCGAATGCCGGCTGGCGGAGTCGTAGCTGGAAGCGCCCCGATACATTTTTTGATATGCCGCCCGCGGTCGCCGCCTTTCATCGTGGCTCTCCTACCGGGGTGACCGCGTATCAACATATCAGATTCCCAGCTCCTTATCAGGGAGCCCTGTTCGTTGCCGACTGGACCTTCGGTCGCGTGCATGCAATTCCGCTCGAAAATTTTGAAGGCACTTATGCCAGTGAACCGATTGACTTCATCACCGGAGTCGGGCAGTTCGGCTTTGCTCCCACTGATCTCGAAGTCGGCCCGGATGGTTGTCTGTATGTCAGTGTCGGCGGTCGAGGGACACGCGGCAGTGTGTTTCGTATCGAGTACACAGGACCGGTAGAAGCACAGAAGCCGATTTTGAATTCAGATGAAGCTGCAGCAAGTGAGGAGTCGGATATCGAAGCGGCACAAACGCTCGACTCTTGTCTTTCCGCACCGCAACCGCTCAGTAGCTGGTCCCGTGAAACATGGCTGCCTTTAGTGAAAACTCTACCCGTCGAAGCCTTTTACCGGGCTGCCCTTGATAAAAATCGTCCCGAAACACAACGCATCCGGGCCATCGAAATCGTCACAGAGCTTCTGGAAGGATTTCCCGATCGCATCGCCGAACAACTGCTGCTCGATCCATCAGAGGCCGTCCGCGCGCGACTGGCATGGTCGTTGGGCTATCAGGATCAACCCAAGCAGAAAGCAGAATGGTTGAATGCCCTGCTCAAAGATGAATCGCCGCTGGTGACTCGATTTGCCTTGCAGTCATTACTCCAGTTAGGAGATCAGATCGATCAAAGCCAATGCCTGACCGGTTTACAGAAAACATTGGGCGCGCAAGAGCGTTATGTCAGACAGTCTGCGGCCCGTGTCGCCGCGCGACTGAGCGAAGACAATTTCAAGGACCTTTCTGAAAAGGTCACCAGTTCCGAAGGTGCTGCGCTGATGACACTCGCGTATGCTACGATCCTCAAGCAGGGGGGCGTGGTGCCTCTCGCGGTGCGAACTGGTATCACTGTGTTTGAAGGCGACTATCAAACCGACCTGCGGCTGGATGCGCTGCGATTGATTCAGTTAGGGCTCGGCGATCTGGGGCCGCCAACTAAAATGGCGGCTGTCTTTGATGGCTATGCGAACGGTGTTGATCTGTCCGAACATGAACGCCACCTCGATCCGATTCGCATTCGTCTGATGGAAGCGTTTCCCAGCAGTCATGAAGTACTCGATTATGAACTGGCCCGCGTGCTGTCCATGCTTGCCCCTTATAATCCGAAACTGCTCGATCAGATTCTGAGCCGCATTACCGAAGAGTCCGACCCGGTCACCGACATTCATTATTTGATTGTTGCCGCTCGGATTCCCAGCGATCGTAGCCGGGCGCAGTCGAAGAAAATTGCCAATGCGCTGGTCCAGATTGATGAAAAGTTACTCCGCCTCAAGCTGCCGCAGGATACAAACTGGGATGACCGTTTTAAGGAACTCTATGCACAGCTCGTCAAAATCGACGCCGACCTGCCTCGGCAGATTGTCGAACAGCCGGGCTTCGGCCTGCCGGGACATGTGTTGTTCCTCAGTCAGTTGCCACCGCAATTTCTGGGAACCGCGATTGAAGCCTTTGACAAGAAAATCAAAGCCGATCCGGACTTTCTCTGGAACAGCGATGTGGTCTTCGTCTTCGGCGAATCAAAGGACCCCACGCATCGCGAGATGATTCGTGACCTCTATGAAGATTATGCCCTGCAGGCCGCCGTGCTGGCTGTCTTAGCGGCGTCTCCTGAAGAACAGGATCGGGATAAGTTCATTGCAGGCCTGGAATCGTCGCAAATTGAAATGCTGGAATCCAGCATCGCGGCGCTGGAAAAACTGATGCCCGCTACCAAACCTGAAGAAACAGTCCGACTGTTTGCAGCATTAAGACGTCTGGGCAGCGATAAACGAGAACAGAAACTTCAGGCCCGTATTGTCACTCTGTTACAGAAGTGGACGGGGCAACAATTGGGGTTGGCCGCGGACGTTGATGATTCTCAAAAGCGACGGGCCTTGATTCAAACCTGGGAAGACTGGATTGCGAAACAATACCCCGAAGTGTATACGGCACTCTTAAAACAGAGCGGACCGGAGACTGAGAAATTCTTCGCGCTGCTGGAAACTGTGAACTGGGACGAAGGCGACAGCGAACGGGGAGAAGCCTTGTTCCGGAAACGGGCCTGTGTGCAATGTCATGGCAACCGCAGCGCGTTAGGACCCGCTTTAGCCGGGGTTGCCAAACGATTTTCCCGCAACGATCTGTTTACCGCGATCGTCGCACCCAACCGTGATGTCTCGCCTCGCTATCAGACGACGGTTGTGGGCACTGTGGACGGCAAAGTTTATACCGGTCTCGTAGTCTACCGTTCGGTAGATGGTCTGACGCTACGCAATTCCAATAATCAGACAACACGCATCGAAGCGGATGAAATCGATTTCGAAAACAAAAAGAGCACTTCATTGATGCCCCAGGGACTGCTCAAAGATCTCAAGCCAGAGGATCTGGCCGATTTATATGCTTATTTGCAAGGTCTCAAGTGA
- a CDS encoding site-specific DNA-methyltransferase, with translation MSTSEESPAKKKRTRKMPEPYNALDGKRWIQNSISVWSDLRKSTEEVRLKHPAIFPEMLVERLIETFLPLKGETILDPFAGSGSTIVTAEKMGKTGIGMELSEEYAALARQRILDVASHKSEQAASDSDQAEIKSRVIHGSAMSLAEHVAPGSIDLCITSPPYWNVLNQRRSADHKAVRHYGNHEQDLGVVEDYEEFLTELTEVFGQVLEALRPGGYCCVIVMDLRKKSQFFPFHSDLAARLQQIGYIYDDLIIWNRQSEYNNLRPLGFPSVFRVNKVHEFILLMQKPKQ, from the coding sequence GTGTCGACTTCTGAAGAATCACCGGCGAAGAAAAAACGAACGCGAAAAATGCCCGAGCCCTACAATGCGCTCGATGGCAAACGCTGGATTCAGAATTCGATCAGTGTCTGGAGTGATCTCCGCAAGTCGACCGAAGAAGTCCGGCTCAAGCATCCGGCGATCTTTCCTGAAATGCTCGTGGAACGTTTGATTGAAACCTTTCTGCCGCTCAAGGGAGAAACGATTCTCGATCCTTTTGCCGGTTCCGGCAGCACGATTGTGACTGCGGAAAAAATGGGAAAGACCGGCATCGGCATGGAACTCTCAGAAGAATATGCGGCGCTGGCCCGTCAGAGAATTCTAGACGTAGCCAGCCATAAGTCAGAACAGGCAGCATCTGACTCGGATCAGGCCGAAATCAAATCGCGCGTGATTCATGGTTCGGCAATGAGCCTTGCGGAGCATGTCGCGCCGGGCAGCATTGATTTGTGTATTACTTCGCCCCCTTACTGGAACGTGCTGAATCAGCGCCGTTCAGCTGACCATAAAGCAGTTCGTCATTATGGAAATCACGAGCAGGATCTCGGCGTTGTCGAAGACTATGAAGAGTTCTTGACCGAGTTGACAGAGGTCTTCGGACAGGTCCTGGAAGCGCTGCGTCCGGGGGGCTACTGCTGTGTAATCGTCATGGATTTACGAAAGAAAAGCCAATTTTTCCCATTTCACAGCGATTTAGCCGCCCGACTCCAGCAGATAGGCTATATTTATGATGATTTGATTATCTGGAACCGTCAGTCCGAATATAACAATCTCAGGCCTCTCGGGTTTCCTTCGGTTTTTCGGGTCAATAAGGTTCACGAATTTATCTTATTGATGCAAAAGCCAAAACAGTAA
- the argF gene encoding ornithine carbamoyltransferase, protein MRHLVTLHDLESSEILEIFALVQELKDKRNSGERPQLLQGRTMTQVFEKPSLRTRLSFESAMWELGGGASFFTCKEAGLDGRESIEDVARVIGRFSDVVTMRTFSHELIETFSQNSEASVINALSDLSHPCQALTDLYTMQEIAGDLSQQKLVYVGDGNNVAYSLANCCAKLGVPFVVSSPEGFELSSEFVNDLKQKIPAAQIELVADPQRAVAGATVIYTDVWASMGQEAETEKRKKIFAAYQINSSLMSAAEKNCRLMHCLPAKRGLEITDDVLDSKQSIVFEQAENRKHLAKGLLVWLMQQA, encoded by the coding sequence ATGAGACATTTAGTCACGTTACACGATTTGGAATCGTCAGAAATCCTTGAGATTTTTGCCCTCGTCCAGGAACTGAAAGACAAGCGAAACTCAGGCGAACGTCCCCAGCTGCTTCAGGGACGAACAATGACACAGGTGTTTGAAAAACCCTCCCTCCGCACGCGGCTCAGCTTTGAATCAGCTATGTGGGAACTGGGAGGCGGCGCCAGTTTCTTTACCTGTAAAGAAGCTGGCCTGGATGGTCGCGAATCCATTGAAGACGTCGCCCGAGTCATCGGCCGATTCTCTGATGTTGTCACGATGCGAACCTTCTCACATGAGTTGATTGAAACGTTCTCACAAAATTCCGAGGCGAGTGTCATCAATGCTCTCTCCGATTTAAGCCACCCCTGTCAGGCGCTGACCGATCTGTATACGATGCAGGAAATCGCCGGCGATCTGTCGCAGCAGAAGCTGGTGTATGTCGGGGATGGCAATAACGTCGCTTATTCGCTCGCCAACTGCTGTGCCAAATTAGGTGTTCCCTTTGTAGTCTCCTCGCCTGAAGGCTTCGAGCTGTCATCCGAGTTTGTGAACGATCTCAAACAGAAAATTCCCGCTGCTCAAATCGAACTGGTAGCCGATCCTCAAAGAGCGGTCGCCGGTGCCACCGTCATTTATACCGACGTCTGGGCCAGCATGGGACAGGAAGCTGAAACCGAAAAACGCAAGAAAATCTTCGCCGCTTATCAGATCAATTCCAGCCTGATGTCAGCAGCAGAGAAAAATTGCCGCTTGATGCATTGCCTGCCCGCCAAACGCGGTCTCGAAATTACCGATGATGTTCTCGATAGCAAGCAAAGCATCGTTTTTGAACAGGCGGAAAACCGAAAACATCTGGCAAAAGGGTTACTGGTCTGGCTCATGCAGCAAGCATAA
- a CDS encoding YeiH family protein, giving the protein MPSDTAPTPEPEESDIVVAAPRRSTWAEMKTAEDWWAVWIGGGLLLICFLAMYFSLPADFSEQVATAKAAGEKVSVHSPLKTWLAKPGSWSDNPLDSIFPPEKTNLLIPLGVVFLISLCAFSIGVKAMQQSVAKFAIGFIGVFLLAALAYILTGQAVVKRYNLEYALWALMIGLVISNTIGTPNWMKPALKTELYIKTGLVVMGASVLFSRLLVLGLPGIYVAWVVTPIVLISTYAFGQKFLKMESRSLNMVISADMSVCGVSAAIATAASCKAKKEELSFAIGLSLSFTVIMMIVLPAVIKALGIGPILGGAWMGGTIDATGAVAAAGAILGDEAEQVAVTIKMIQNILIGVTAFGVAVYWVSFVETKESNIKPDAWEIWYRFPKFVLGFITASAIFSLLYVFMQGGDTVVPAMVKESSKVFRGWFFCLAFISIGLETNFRELAKFLKGGKPLILYVCGQSLNLLLTLLMAWLMFSVFYKDVVNEVFSK; this is encoded by the coding sequence ATGCCATCAGATACCGCACCGACTCCCGAACCTGAAGAGAGTGACATTGTTGTAGCAGCGCCCCGTCGTTCGACGTGGGCCGAGATGAAGACGGCGGAAGACTGGTGGGCGGTCTGGATTGGCGGAGGCCTGTTGTTGATCTGTTTTCTGGCCATGTATTTCTCTTTGCCCGCTGATTTCTCAGAACAGGTCGCGACGGCAAAAGCAGCCGGTGAAAAAGTCAGTGTGCACAGTCCGCTCAAAACCTGGTTGGCGAAACCGGGGTCCTGGTCTGATAATCCGCTGGATTCCATCTTTCCTCCAGAGAAAACGAATCTGCTGATTCCGTTAGGCGTGGTGTTCCTGATCAGCCTGTGCGCGTTCTCGATTGGGGTCAAAGCTATGCAGCAATCGGTGGCGAAATTCGCGATCGGGTTTATCGGCGTGTTTCTACTGGCGGCGCTGGCATATATTCTGACCGGACAGGCAGTTGTCAAACGTTATAACCTGGAGTATGCGTTGTGGGCGCTGATGATCGGGCTGGTGATCAGCAATACGATTGGTACGCCGAACTGGATGAAACCGGCTTTGAAGACGGAGTTGTATATCAAAACAGGGCTGGTCGTCATGGGCGCCAGTGTGCTCTTCAGCCGCCTGCTGGTGTTGGGACTGCCGGGAATTTATGTCGCGTGGGTGGTGACACCCATCGTGTTGATCAGCACGTATGCGTTCGGTCAAAAGTTCCTGAAAATGGAATCGCGTTCGCTGAACATGGTCATCTCAGCGGACATGTCGGTGTGTGGTGTTTCCGCAGCGATCGCGACGGCCGCTTCCTGTAAAGCAAAAAAAGAAGAGCTGTCGTTTGCCATTGGTCTCTCACTCAGTTTTACTGTGATCATGATGATCGTCTTGCCGGCGGTAATTAAAGCCCTGGGCATCGGACCGATTCTCGGGGGTGCCTGGATGGGAGGCACGATTGACGCAACCGGGGCAGTCGCTGCTGCAGGTGCAATTCTGGGAGATGAAGCAGAGCAGGTCGCTGTGACCATTAAGATGATTCAAAACATTTTGATCGGCGTGACAGCATTCGGTGTCGCCGTCTACTGGGTTAGTTTTGTTGAAACCAAAGAATCCAACATCAAACCAGATGCCTGGGAAATCTGGTATCGGTTTCCCAAATTCGTGCTGGGCTTTATCACCGCGTCGGCCATCTTCTCGCTGCTTTATGTTTTCATGCAGGGGGGAGACACTGTTGTTCCGGCGATGGTGAAGGAATCGTCCAAGGTCTTTCGAGGCTGGTTCTTCTGCCTGGCCTTTATCAGCATTGGTCTGGAAACCAACTTCCGCGAGCTGGCGAAATTCCTCAAAGGGGGCAAGCCGCTGATCCTGTATGTCTGCGGTCAATCTTTGAACCTGCTACTGACGCTGCTGATGGCCTGGTTGATGTTCTCGGTGTTCTACAAAGATGTCGTCAACGAAGTCTTTAGCAAATAA
- a CDS encoding protein-disulfide reductase DsbD family protein has protein sequence MKTPRLTTIVSSLTILAALVCSTLDLAAQKNSLPDLFGQKEAAATKPAKKAEISVSLLPQDAKAGDTVTLSLAMIIPEGSYTYSTNPTFGGATKFVIEESKGLTPVDQHFNADHPPKTVFEPLFGKEIDKYTKHVIWSRRFKVNADVKNPADVLIKGQMLYQVCDAKNCVPSQYAFTATLSGKQESAPLSFKTTPERRSVPDPVELTFDLAPAKTDPEKMVTLSITMTLDKEFHTFALDQDKKNAGLPTHIELFKLEGLKPVSKRFTSSPSPKVETHDEYTQRTHYDKVVWSREFERIPGASEIGVEGKLTYQICNKGSCRRPWPVEFKLGNLTNATPVALSSIAELKATDDADDDEIIIASDDTNQTLSSYLFFAFLGGLILNVMPCVLPVVAIKVMSFVQQAGESRMRIFLLNIFYSFGVLTVFLSLASLAVFAGLGWGGLFQSTKFNIVMACIVYAMGLSMLGVFEIPVPGMVGSAAGGQQKEGLTGAFLTGILATLLATPCSGPFLGPVLAWSVQQTPNITYLVWLVMGLGMASPYLVFSVFPKAIAFLPKPGMWMVRFKEFSGIVLMGAVIFIISFLDESLTIPVLIMLLGITTGLWMIGSLYSHNSPFRQKTMVRVSALALTAGICFFGYNMSQKSTNDLPWVPFSTQELNQLRADHRTVLIDFSAEWCLTCKTNEKFALNTPETLEMIKKHNVVPMYADYTDYSPEIKEWLETFKSVSIPLTVIFPANNPKKPIIIRDLYTQDTLLEALKQAVEEPPKPAKTSKKEMASTVAPASN, from the coding sequence TTGAAAACTCCCCGCCTTACCACCATCGTTTCCAGCCTTACCATCTTGGCCGCCCTGGTCTGTTCCACGCTGGACTTAGCTGCGCAAAAAAATTCCCTGCCGGATCTGTTCGGCCAGAAAGAGGCCGCGGCTACAAAACCCGCCAAGAAAGCAGAGATCAGCGTCAGTCTGCTGCCTCAGGATGCGAAAGCCGGCGATACCGTCACACTTTCACTGGCAATGATCATTCCGGAAGGATCTTATACCTATTCCACCAATCCGACCTTCGGTGGTGCGACGAAATTTGTGATCGAGGAATCGAAAGGGTTGACTCCCGTTGATCAGCATTTCAACGCCGATCATCCTCCGAAGACCGTCTTTGAGCCGCTGTTCGGAAAAGAAATCGACAAGTATACGAAACATGTGATCTGGAGCCGCCGTTTCAAAGTGAATGCGGACGTGAAAAATCCAGCCGATGTGCTGATCAAAGGACAGATGCTGTATCAGGTCTGTGATGCCAAAAACTGTGTCCCATCACAGTATGCGTTTACGGCGACGTTATCCGGAAAACAGGAAAGCGCACCACTTTCGTTTAAGACAACTCCCGAACGCCGATCAGTTCCCGATCCGGTCGAACTGACGTTTGACCTGGCACCGGCGAAAACAGATCCGGAAAAAATGGTCACTCTAAGTATTACAATGACACTGGATAAAGAATTTCATACGTTCGCGCTGGATCAGGACAAGAAAAATGCGGGACTGCCGACGCACATTGAACTGTTTAAGCTGGAAGGATTGAAGCCGGTTTCCAAACGCTTTACATCCAGCCCGTCCCCGAAAGTCGAAACACATGACGAATACACACAACGCACACATTATGACAAAGTGGTCTGGTCACGTGAATTTGAGCGAATTCCCGGCGCCAGCGAAATCGGCGTCGAAGGCAAACTGACGTATCAGATTTGTAATAAGGGAAGTTGTCGCCGCCCCTGGCCTGTCGAATTCAAACTGGGGAATCTGACCAACGCCACGCCGGTGGCGCTGTCATCGATTGCCGAGCTCAAAGCAACGGACGATGCAGACGACGATGAGATTATCATTGCCTCCGATGACACAAATCAGACGCTCTCTTCCTATCTGTTTTTCGCGTTTCTGGGTGGTTTGATTCTGAACGTGATGCCGTGCGTGCTGCCGGTCGTGGCGATTAAAGTCATGAGCTTCGTGCAGCAGGCGGGGGAAAGCCGCATGCGAATCTTCCTGTTGAATATCTTCTATTCCTTCGGGGTCTTAACGGTCTTTCTGAGCCTGGCCTCTCTGGCGGTCTTCGCGGGACTGGGCTGGGGCGGTCTGTTTCAAAGTACCAAGTTCAATATCGTAATGGCCTGTATCGTGTATGCGATGGGGCTGAGCATGTTGGGCGTCTTTGAAATTCCGGTGCCGGGTATGGTCGGTTCAGCAGCCGGCGGTCAACAGAAAGAGGGTTTAACCGGAGCGTTTCTGACAGGCATCCTGGCAACACTGCTGGCAACGCCCTGTAGCGGTCCTTTCCTGGGGCCAGTACTGGCCTGGTCGGTTCAACAGACGCCGAATATTACTTATCTGGTCTGGCTGGTGATGGGACTGGGAATGGCGTCGCCTTACCTGGTCTTCAGTGTCTTCCCTAAAGCGATCGCCTTTCTTCCCAAGCCAGGAATGTGGATGGTGCGATTCAAAGAGTTCTCCGGCATCGTGCTGATGGGGGCAGTGATCTTTATCATTTCCTTCCTGGACGAATCGCTGACGATTCCTGTTTTGATCATGCTGCTGGGGATCACCACGGGACTCTGGATGATCGGCAGTCTGTATTCACATAATTCTCCGTTCCGGCAGAAAACGATGGTCCGTGTGTCTGCGCTCGCGTTGACAGCCGGTATTTGTTTCTTCGGCTATAACATGAGTCAGAAGTCGACCAACGATCTCCCCTGGGTCCCGTTCAGTACGCAGGAATTGAATCAGTTACGTGCTGATCACCGAACCGTGTTGATCGATTTTTCTGCCGAGTGGTGTCTGACCTGCAAAACAAATGAAAAGTTTGCACTCAACACACCTGAAACGCTGGAGATGATCAAGAAGCACAATGTGGTTCCCATGTATGCCGACTATACGGACTACTCGCCCGAGATCAAAGAGTGGCTGGAGACATTTAAGAGTGTGAGTATTCCGCTGACTGTCATTTTCCCGGCGAACAACCCGAAGAAGCCGATTATCATCCGCGACCTCTATACCCAGGACACACTGCTGGAGGCACTCAAACAGGCGGTCGAAGAACCGCCAAAACCGGCTAAAACCAGTAAGAAGGAAATGGCATCAACCGTCGCGCCTGCTTCAAACTGA
- a CDS encoding aspartate aminotransferase family protein — protein MQLTGHASSQETIALFDKYVIPNYGRYPISLVRGEGSYVWDAEGKRYLDLFPGWGCNILGYCPEPVVAAIQDQVSRLIHVPNTWYTEAQGRFAEFLCSRSFGKAFFCNSGAEANEGALKLARLHFDGKRPKIITCENGFHGRTFAAVTATAQPKYHEGLGPLVAGFRYAPFNDLEAIASLVDDETCAIMVEPVQGEGGVNIPDDGYLAGLRKIADEANCLLIFDEVQTSMGRTGTWFGYQQWDVQPDIMTMAKGIAGGVAAGAIIATDEVSPSLRPGMHASTFGGNPLAMAAGLATGQMIEEQNLLENCQAMSDQFKQFFEQLQNELPIIREVRVRGMMIGVDLNIPAGPAVGKCMDRGLLINATHDTVVRLLPPLNVTAEQVEEGCDLIATVLREMADEA, from the coding sequence GTGCAACTAACGGGACATGCCAGCAGTCAGGAAACGATTGCCTTATTCGACAAATACGTCATTCCCAATTACGGTCGTTATCCGATCAGTCTGGTGCGCGGCGAAGGCAGCTATGTCTGGGACGCCGAGGGCAAACGCTACCTCGATCTGTTTCCCGGGTGGGGCTGTAATATCCTCGGCTATTGTCCCGAGCCGGTAGTCGCCGCCATTCAGGATCAGGTGTCTCGACTGATCCACGTTCCCAATACCTGGTACACCGAAGCCCAGGGGCGATTTGCAGAATTCCTCTGTTCGCGAAGTTTTGGCAAAGCCTTCTTCTGTAACAGTGGAGCGGAAGCCAACGAAGGTGCGCTGAAGCTGGCTCGTCTGCATTTTGATGGAAAACGTCCGAAAATTATTACCTGCGAAAACGGCTTTCACGGCCGAACATTCGCCGCCGTCACCGCCACCGCGCAACCCAAATACCATGAAGGACTCGGTCCGTTGGTTGCCGGGTTTCGGTATGCTCCTTTTAACGATTTGGAAGCTATCGCCAGTCTGGTCGACGATGAAACCTGTGCGATTATGGTCGAGCCGGTTCAGGGAGAAGGGGGCGTGAATATTCCCGATGACGGATACCTTGCCGGCTTGCGAAAGATCGCCGATGAAGCCAACTGTCTGCTGATTTTTGATGAAGTGCAAACCAGCATGGGACGAACTGGCACCTGGTTTGGTTATCAGCAGTGGGACGTGCAGCCCGATATCATGACGATGGCTAAAGGCATCGCAGGCGGTGTCGCCGCGGGAGCCATCATCGCCACAGATGAAGTCTCACCCAGCTTAAGGCCCGGCATGCATGCCAGCACCTTTGGCGGAAATCCTCTGGCGATGGCAGCCGGACTGGCTACCGGACAGATGATTGAAGAACAAAACCTGCTGGAAAACTGTCAGGCGATGTCGGATCAGTTTAAACAGTTTTTTGAACAGCTTCAGAATGAGTTACCCATCATTCGCGAAGTGCGCGTGCGTGGGATGATGATCGGCGTCGATTTAAATATCCCCGCGGGTCCTGCGGTTGGAAAATGTATGGACCGCGGGCTGCTCATTAATGCTACACATGATACGGTGGTTCGTCTGCTCCCACCATTGAATGTCACGGCCGAACAAGTCGAAGAAGGCTGCGATTTAATCGCAACCGTGCTGCGGGAAATGGCTGACGAAGCATAA